TCCAAGGCCCATCCGCCTGCTGCTGTGCCGGCGAGAGTGACCCACAGCTCCTCGTCGACACGGTAACTCGCGAAGCCTGTGGCGCCGAGCCCGTGAGGGCGCACACGTGAACCGACGGTCAGACAGTCGCTGGATCCAAGCGCGATCACCGAACGCACTCCGGGCTCGCCTCCCGCCCCCAGGAAGGCCGCAGCCTGATCGTGCGTCCCCGCCACCAGCGGGGTACCAGGCGCGACCCCGAGAGCACCGGCTGCCTCCTCGCGCACGACGCCGATGACGCTGCCGGATGCGACGGGTGCGGGCAGGCGCTCTGCCCGCACCCATGGCGCTGAGGCCGCGGCCGCAGCCAGGATCTCCGCGCTCCACTCCCCGCTGTCCACATCTAGCATGCCGGTGCGCGCCGCTTGACCCAGGTCGATCGCCGCGACGCCGCTCCATCGCTCCGCCAGCAGGTCGCCAATGCAGCGGTAGCCGGCCGCATTTGCCCAGACGCCGTCTCCGGCCATGATCTTGAACAGCGAGAACATACCGTGCAGCGGCTGACCGGTGATCTCGGTGAAGCGTCCGTCCCCCAGGAGCGCGCCGACCGCGGCGGCCGCCGCCGTCCCCCGGGTGTCCATGCTCACGGCGACCGGTGCCGACGGGGCGCCGGAACCATCGATCGGGACGACCGCTTCGCCCAGCACGCTGAACCCGACCGCCCCTACAGGATCACCGGACTCCGCGGCCTGCTGAGATGCGCGACGGACCACGTCTTCGGCCACCGTGATGATTTCCTCGGCCTCGAGCTCCACGCGGCCCGTGCCGTCGCGCCGCAGCGTGAGCACCGCAGAGGCCGCACCGCGCACGTCGCCTCCGGCGGAGAAGGCCACGGCGCGTACGCCGCTGGTGCCGAGGTCCAGTCCGATGACGCTCATTTGATTGCCCCCGAGAGGCCGTTCACGAGGTACTTCTGGATGAAGAGGAACAGCAGCACGACTGGGATCGAGATCAGTACCAGGATCGCGAAGAGCGCTCCCGGCTGCGAGAGGTACATACCCCGATAGGCGAGCGGCACCAGGGTAAGCGGCTTGAGGGCGTTGTCGCCCAGAGTCACCAGCGGCAGCAGGAAGTCGTTCCAGCTCATCATCGTCTGCCACACCGCGACGACCGCAAGCGCGGGCTTGCCCAACGGCAGGTAGATGCGCCAGAAGATCTGCCAGGAGCTGGCACCGTCCAGACGCGCAGCCTCATAGGTCTCGAGCGGGATCGCGAGGTAGGAGGTGCGGATGATAATCACCGCGAACGGCAATCCGAGCGCCGTATACACCAGCACAAGTCCGAGGAGGTTGTTGTAGAGCTGCATCGACTGCAGGATCCGGAACGTCGCGACCACGATGCTCGACATCGGCAGGATCAGCGCGAGGATCAGGATGCCGAAGATCAGGGCCTTCAACGGCACGCGCAGTCGAGCCAGCGCGAACGCCGTCATCGAACCGAGCACGCACACCAGCAGTACCGAGGGCACGGTGATCAGCAGGCTGTTAAGCAGGTGCAGCAGGATCGGATTCTGCGCCCAGATCGTGAAGTAGTTCTTGATGCTGAACTCCTCGGGAAAGATCCCGAAGAACTGGGTGCCGGGGTTGTTCGGCGGCATCATCGAGAGGCCGATGACCATGATGATCGGTACTAGCCAGAGCACCGACAGCGGCACCAGCACGAAGTGCAGCCAGCCCACACGACGACCGGGCGCCCCATGCCGAGAGCGGGTCTTCGCCGCCTCCTTCGGGACGATCAGGTTGCGGGTCTCGTTCATCGCGGTCATTTCTCTTCTCCTGTGATGAATCCGGCGCCGAAGACCCGCACCATCGAGAGCGAGCTCACGACGGCGATCACCAGCAGCACCACGCTGATCGCCGAGGCGTAGCCCACGTTCTGCAATTGGAAGGCTTCGAGGAACGCGAAGGTCGGCAGCATCTCGGACGCATGGTTGGGTCCGCCCTGCGTGAGCACGTAGACGAGTTCGAAGGTCTTGAGCGACCCGATGATCCCGAGCAGCACGAGCGAGAGGGTCGTGGTCTTGAGGAGCGGAAACGTGATGCGCACCATCGTCTGGAACCCGCTCGCTCCATCGATCCGCGCCGCCTCCATCAGGCTCGGATCGATCAGCTGCAGACCGGCGAGGTAGAAGAGCATCGAGAACCCGGTCCACATCCAGACGTTCACGAAGATCACGGCGAAGATCGCGGTTTGAGGGTCGGCGAGGTAGTTGCCGCCGAGGAAGCTGAGTCCCGTGGCCTTGCCGATGGCCGTGAGCACGCCGTTGAACGGATCGAGGATACGCTGCCAGACGATGCCAACGACGACCGGCGAGAGGATCGCTGGGATGAAGAAGATCGCCCGGTAGATCGTGCTGCCACGCAGGCCCTGGTTGACAGCCACCGCGAGGAGGAAGCCGATCAACCCCTGCGGGACGATGGTGAGCACGATCCAGAAAGCCGAGTTGCGGAGGGTGATGAGGAACGTCGGATCCCTGAACAACTCCAGGTAGTTGTCGATCCCGACGGCGGTGCCGACGTTGACGCCGTCCCACTGCAGCGTGCTCGCCTGCACGTTGTAGAAGATGGGGTAGACGACGAAAACGCCGAAGAGTATGAGGGTCGGAGCCAGGAAGGCCAGTCCCACCAGCCTCTCTCTCGTCAGGATCTTCATGCGCGCCCCTCTCAGGCAGGGTTCGGGGATGACGCCCCGAACCCTGCACGAACCCGGTTGTTACAGAGTGTCCTGGACAGCCTGCACAGATTCCGCGGCCTCCTGCGGAGTGGCGTCACCTGTCGCGATCGCGGCGAGCGCGTCTGCGACCGCCTGGTCGAGCTTGGGAGATTCGAAGTAGCGCGACCACTTGACCTGCGGCAGCCACTCGTCGACGAACAGATTCCAGATCTGCTCCTGCTTCTCGCTCGTGAACTTCTCGGGAGCGAGGCCGGTGACGGCGGGGACGTCGTTCATCGTGTTGACGAGTTTCTGCGCCGCGGAACCGGCGATGAAGTCCGTGAGTACCTTGCACGCCAGCTCGGGGTTGGCGGTGTTTTTCGAGATGCCTAGGCTGACGTCGATGCCGCCCACGAACTGCGGTTCCGCAGCTCCTCCGGGAATGGTCGGGAACAAGAAGGGCTCATATCCGGACATGCCCTCCGACAGCGGCGGGATGTCAGACTTGGTCGGGTCGGACTGCTGGATCCACCAGGCGCCCAAAGGGATCATGGCCGCGTTGCCTGCCTCGAACTGGTTCACGGCCGAGGGGTAGGCATCGAGTCCGATCGCGCCGTCCTGGGCGATGCCATCGGAGAAGAGCTTGCCCCAGTATTCGAACGCCTTCACGATCGCCGGATCCGTCCAGTCCTTGTCTCCGGCCTCCGCCTCGTACACGGTGCCGGGCGAGACGTTGTTCGCGATCTGCAGGAACACCACGTTGCGCAGCCAGGAATCCTTAGCCGGGAGCAGGAACGGCGCGGCATCATCGCCGCCGAGGTCCTTGGTGGTCTGCACGAGCTCGTCCCAGGTCTTCGGCACGCTGAGGCCCGCATCGTCGAAGATCTCGGAGTTGGCCCAGAGGTTGACCG
The DNA window shown above is from Microbacterium murale and carries:
- a CDS encoding ABC transporter substrate-binding protein; this encodes MKLKRSLAGVATVITALGVTACAGGAAPVESGNASGDAITFRSWSPIEQTTRQMIDAFQAENEGAKIDATIFNYPEYLVDLQSRASSNTMPDVLGLQPGALTQQYRENLMPLQDCAAETWGDDWESKFYPIGIEQARMGNPEGDDNFYSLPILTQTVNLWANSEIFDDAGLSVPKTWDELVQTTKDLGGDDAAPFLLPAKDSWLRNVVFLQIANNVSPGTVYEAEAGDKDWTDPAIVKAFEYWGKLFSDGIAQDGAIGLDAYPSAVNQFEAGNAAMIPLGAWWIQQSDPTKSDIPPLSEGMSGYEPFLFPTIPGGAAEPQFVGGIDVSLGISKNTANPELACKVLTDFIAGSAAQKLVNTMNDVPAVTGLAPEKFTSEKQEQIWNLFVDEWLPQVKWSRYFESPKLDQAVADALAAIATGDATPQEAAESVQAVQDTL
- a CDS encoding carbohydrate ABC transporter permease; the protein is MTAMNETRNLIVPKEAAKTRSRHGAPGRRVGWLHFVLVPLSVLWLVPIIMVIGLSMMPPNNPGTQFFGIFPEEFSIKNYFTIWAQNPILLHLLNSLLITVPSVLLVCVLGSMTAFALARLRVPLKALIFGILILALILPMSSIVVATFRILQSMQLYNNLLGLVLVYTALGLPFAVIIIRTSYLAIPLETYEAARLDGASSWQIFWRIYLPLGKPALAVVAVWQTMMSWNDFLLPLVTLGDNALKPLTLVPLAYRGMYLSQPGALFAILVLISIPVVLLFLFIQKYLVNGLSGAIK
- a CDS encoding carbohydrate ABC transporter permease; the encoded protein is MKILTRERLVGLAFLAPTLILFGVFVVYPIFYNVQASTLQWDGVNVGTAVGIDNYLELFRDPTFLITLRNSAFWIVLTIVPQGLIGFLLAVAVNQGLRGSTIYRAIFFIPAILSPVVVGIVWQRILDPFNGVLTAIGKATGLSFLGGNYLADPQTAIFAVIFVNVWMWTGFSMLFYLAGLQLIDPSLMEAARIDGASGFQTMVRITFPLLKTTTLSLVLLGIIGSLKTFELVYVLTQGGPNHASEMLPTFAFLEAFQLQNVGYASAISVVLLVIAVVSSLSMVRVFGAGFITGEEK
- a CDS encoding FGGY-family carbohydrate kinase, with product MSVIGLDLGTSGVRAVAFSAGGDVRGAASAVLTLRRDGTGRVELEAEEIITVAEDVVRRASQQAAESGDPVGAVGFSVLGEAVVPIDGSGAPSAPVAVSMDTRGTAAAAAVGALLGDGRFTEITGQPLHGMFSLFKIMAGDGVWANAAGYRCIGDLLAERWSGVAAIDLGQAARTGMLDVDSGEWSAEILAAAAASAPWVRAERLPAPVASGSVIGVVREEAAGALGVAPGTPLVAGTHDQAAAFLGAGGEPGVRSVIALGSSDCLTVGSRVRPHGLGATGFASYRVDEELWVTLAGTAAGGWALEWLAGLLDREVADVFGALADLPPALLVLPYLAGSGTLDNDPSARGTIHGLTLDTTVPELARAVVEAAGFEFHKIIAALSAHGVEVSALHVTGVGAENADALAARAAAAGASLTPVGRDASCRGAAMLALRGIDGDPAALRLEPGDAATAGAADADDDWYAGQRAAYVALYEATRSLNPHLTSRPQPHQKENMT